The genome window GTGTGATGGCTACACCGGAGGGTGTTAcaggagcttttcttgcagagaagaaatcTTTCAGAGAAAAATTGGAAATCTTCACACCATAAGTTTCGGTGTATATATCGAAAGTTTCGGTGTCTTGTATGTGAACTGgaccggatgttccagtgagTAGTGCTTCGAGTTGAGAACAGTGAACACACCAGATGTTTCGTTGTTCagaccggaacatccggtgctCAGAAAACTGTTGCAATGtattttgaattgaattggatttcAATTGAAGATTTTGATATTGATCTAACATAAGATTTtttggagatggtttggagaaacatgtttgcttgtcttatagtGTGtaggtgacagatgcaactttGCGATCAACGGTGGGTGATCAGGGCCAaatggggtgcttggtgctggatgatcaaAGAGGCCTGACAAAGTcaaagggtgatcctagcggtacacgtggaggtcaagcaaagcattaaaGATGGATGGAGACAACGTATTGAccaagtcaagcgaaggggatgccgatgcaactgataaggcggcccgagggatcgggagtgggagagacttaccggtggtcAGGACTGCCagacggagtacacatgtcaacatcggagcgcttgcttaaggtgtaagcaaggcggcgagtcacgttttgagaaatGTGCTAGTGTTTCACGGTTTGACCTTAAAACCGTAGGAGGTCTGGAGggtcacgtggcatcatcgtaaagcttgcgtcgaggcgaagctaagccGTGACCAttcgatggatggagaaaaatttggaccaaaatgtcccagtgataggtaggaggccattggaaGCTAGGGGTATTTtagaaacaagaaaacttaagggaTAAGGCACCTccttagacctataaatagaggggtagagctgtaGGGGAGCTaggagctagccatttgagagtCTACTGctaggttttggaggagatgagaggatatGTTTaacctttgtaataggttagagcttttgtgagagaaaataCTTTGTATTTTGCCTAAAATAAAGCTGACctctgagcttaatgaagattattttctCGTAAGTGTTCTTGTTCATCTCCTTTTggtctctctctattggttcagTTGTTTTGGTTGCCAATTTTACTTTTTCGAtggtgattttcgtttttggtCTTGAGCTAAAAAAATTTCCAACTTGGCGAGGtatttttcttattgctagagacataaaattcacatacacatgcatatatgatgggtcttgaattcacttacctctagatcatcaacgtgGAGAGTTTCCATTGCCCGGTGATCTTATTTGGTCTTGTTTCTTTTCAAAGTTGCGAGcgtttgtgcacaaagacacacggaatggtcttgaatggaaccaATGGTTCGTATTTATCCGTAGATTCATGGTGCATTGAATCTTTCTATCTTGCGTTGTTTATGCTTCCGATAGTGCAttttttgaggtgcgttgggtgaacaaggagtagtctatctatttcgtaagaaatttgtaaggcatCTATTCATCCCTCTATTCGTCGTTCTTGGTCCTACATGGCCACTGCTCTCGGTCGAGCCCTATCTACAACCAAGTTGCAGAAGGTCCGAAGAAGGCTGCGCCACCGGTGAATGCATCATCATGCTTGTCCTCGTCCTCCTTGATGTCTTCTCCTCATCAGCCTTGACTGTCAAGCCATTACTGCCCAGATCAAGGAGCCTATGCGGACATTCCGTCGAGCAGGTAATAAGCAAGGAGCTCTTGACCATAGTCGGTCTTGCCCGTCACCAAACCAGGCATGAAACAACCACCATTAGAGCCCTCTCGGTCTTTTCATTCCGTTTTGCTAATTGCATGAGGTCCCTAGCCCCTCTCATGTTGCTGCCATGAATTGGGCTAGCCGGCCATGGTGTCACCCTCTGTGCATGAACTCGGTCAGATGATGACATGTCAAAACCACTCAATGCAAGTGCCATGTAGGATGAAAACTGGGCTGGACTCTACTCAGAGAGTTAGGGGGGTTTCAACCCGGTTTCAACACTTGATGAGGCTTCTTTGTCTAGTTTTCAAGTTTAGGGGAAAATTTCAGAGTCAGTCAAGAGTTTTTTATCTAGCGTACAATCGAGAACCACACGACCCACACATATCGCACTCATGCCCTACGTACTCACAAGCATGAGCATCCTAACCATACACTAAAGACACATTGGAGAGCTTTTAGTGTGTGAGCGATCTTTAGGGCCTATCTCGGGAGCAACTGGGGGATAAACTCACTAGTGAGATCCCAAATTCGATCCCAGGAATCAAACCTAGGTGACAGTGCTCACACCCGAGCGGCTGACCAACCAAGCTACGACTTGTTCTTAGACAGTCAATAGTTGAAGAaggtaaaatagactttttcccTTACTAGGTAGCCAACCTCTTAGTTGAAATGTACTAGTACCATAATACATGAAATCTACTGGGCTAGACTGTTGATGGGCCAAAATGAATGATATATAGGCCTACTACTGGAGCCCATTTCCTATAACGGGCTAAATTTGGCTGGGCTTAGCGCCTATCCCCCACCTTACCTACCGCTACAGTGTATGAGCTACAAGCACAAAGAAATTATCAAAAGGGCCCATCTAGAGTGCACTCAGGTATTTTAGGCCCTGCCCACACTCGAATTTCGATATGTCCGATCTTTAGATCCAAAGGTCTATCTTCCCTCCGTAGGATCAACCTATCTTCATGTTCTCAATCCCAACCTGACGCCTCACCCACGACATTGCTGCCATTCGACCAGTTATTGCTAGTGGCTCGTCGATGTCGCCCCCTACACTGGCGAGTCTCTACCCTCACCGCCTCATGTTTTGAACCCAAATGACCTTGTACACCACTCCCTCGCCCCatgtttctcttcttcctcgtctCCGATGGACCCTTGACGCTAGATCCCCCATCACTAGTCGCTCCCTAGCTAACCTATCCTTTCTTGACTCCCCTGCCAACCACCCTCCTACTACCCGCGGCTTTGGCGACGCCAACGCCACATTGTCGATCCGGCCACTAGCTATGACCTTCCCTCTAAACCCACCCCTACCATCCCAAACCTTAAGTCCCAAACCCTAAAACTCTAACCTAAAAGCTTGCCAGAGATTGAGAAGATGagctgaagaggaggaagaaaaaataCGGGTGACAGCCCCCCCTCAAAATGCTTGAGGTTTGATATAGCTTTTTCGTATAAAAAAGTCTACAAAATAGAGTCTGATGCCATACGGTACATTAAGGTCGACGTATTAAGGTCGTGATGGATTAATTGGCTGTTATTCTCTCAACACTTATCTCCTGTTACTTTTAGAAGCATTAGATTAAATCAAGATGAACGACGATTCGTAGTAGCTTTGATCAATTGACGTGTTTTGACACTTGAATAAAACATGGATACATCGCCCCTCTTATTCGAAAACACACAGCTTTCACTTGATAAAAAAACCCTAGTGTATAAGAAAAAGGGGAAAAGCACAACTCGAGGAGAAAATGACGCAACACTATCCACATGGTGCTAGccttttttcttcctcctcctttatCCAGACAATTAAAACATACATCTAGTGTGTATATGGGGCTAGACAAAAAAACTCGAGGCTCACGAGCTAGCTCGAGCTCGTGAAGGCTTAGCTCGGCTCATCTTGACTCATTGTCCAAACGAGCCAAGCCTGAGCCACCTTGCTGGCTCGTTTCTGAATTGAGTCGAGCTGAGCTAGCTCGCGAGCAGCTCACGAGCCAAACGAGCTTGTGCCCTCACAAGCCAAACAAGTGATGTGCAATCACATCAGACATCGATCTCATCTCCCTCCCTTGTCCCTACTCCACACTCCCCAATCCCCATCCCCCAACCCCACGCCACACTGCCATCGCTCGTATCGTACATGTCGTTGTCTCTCACACGGCTGTGTTGGACCGCCATCGTGCTCAATCAGCTCACCAGCAAGAAGaacaaggcggcggcggcaagttCCCAGGATGGAAAGAATAAGCCACAGCAACCGGCCACTGGGCTCCTGCTCTCCAAGATCCTCCACGGCAAGGCGGCCAGCTGGAAGCCTGCTATGCTGTAGTTCTCTGACTCCTTCAAGTTGACCACCCCTGCCGCCACGGTCCTGTCCCCTTGCTCCAAGCACCTTGACACTATCAAGCTCGCCAACGACAAGAAGGACGAGATGGCTTATCCCGACTGTGACTGCGACGACGAGAAGCAGCAGCTGAGCCCCATTTTGGTCCTGAAGCACCCGTTCGAGAGCTCCCGCTTCCACGGCAAGCTGTCCCCTTCCAAGAACGCCATGGACATCTTCCGGGAGCTCCTGGACATGGCCTACTCGTCGGCGCTGCTCACCCACCTTCTTGCCAAGTCTAAAGACCTTCGCAAGGACACCACCACTCCCGCCACAAGAAGACGTCGTCGGGCTTAATTTGAACAAAATCTGACGGAATAGGGAAACGTCGTGCGCACTCCTTCCTTGCTTCCTTTCGCTCGAGCTTGATGGATCCGGTGGTGGCGCGTCAGAATCAGGTGGCGGTGTGTCGGATTTGGCAGTGGCTCTTTGCTTTGTGCGATGCTCCTCTCTGTGTGCGGTGCACGCCAGAGGagaaagggaggagagggggagagagcaaaggggaggggaggggataaCCAGATAAGGTCCATGACAAGCTCGCGAGCCCTCGCGAGCTGGCTCGAGCCAACAACCGAGTCGAACCGAGCTAACATGTTAGCTCGGTTTACAAACCAAGCTGAGCTGAGTCGAACCATCATTCCATTGAGCTTTCACGAGCCGCGTCGAGCCAGGCTCGACTTCCAGCCCTATGTGTATATGGACACTTCATGTAGTGTGAGTACTACGTGGGTTGTGTACCCTCTACCCtctaaaaaaaacatgcacACTCCCTCTACTTCCACGTGGGACCCAAGCGACCGATCCCACATGTCATGTACAGTTGTGCGCTCGGCTGCTCTCAGACTCCAGGCATCGCAACGCGAGACCCACCCGACACATCGTAAAACAACAGACCCGGACAAAACGACCTTCGGTAACGGAGGTGCGGGCCCGGGATCCGCCACCGTAGGAGGTTATGGAGACGGGGTAACGTTTATGGTAAGTATTTCTCACACCTCCAGCGCTAATGACCGCGCTTTGCTTCCGCCTCTGCTAATGCACAGGTGCCTTTCCGGCATCACACACTAAGcgctttttatttttttattttatctgtCTCGCCACCCCAGCTCGTATTATTCCTCTCCCCGTTCACCACCTGGTAAACCTCGTGGCTGTGTGCCGCTAGTCTAGTGAGCGATGGCGATGGTCACGactgacgccgccgccgccgcagggaAGCTGCCGGAGGAGGAGAAGCCGGACTACGCCTCCTACAacggcgcctccgccgccgatggcggcgcccgcgcccgccgcggcggcggcgtggtggATTCGGTGGTGGTGCGGTGGCGGCGGGAGGACATGCTCGACAAGAGCCCCCTCGCActgcacgccgccgccgcggtcTTCGCCTTCGTCGCGCTCGTGCTGGTCGCCTCCAACCAGCACGGCGACTGGATGGAGTTCGGCCGGTACCAGGAGTACATGTGCGCGACCGAATGCGCGACTCGATTTCGGCGTGCTTTTCGATTTTGGATTATTTAGGACTTACTGCGGCTGCTGCGTCGCTAGGTACCTGCTCGCGATCGCGGCGCTGGCGTTCGCCTACTCGCTGGCGCAGGCGCTGCGGCACGCGTACCGGATGCGCGGCGGCGTCGACCCCATCTCCGCGCCGTCAGCGAGGTTTCTCGATTTCGTCGGTGATCAGGTGAGTGATTGCGTTGAGCTGTTGTTCGCTAGCTACATAGCTTGCTGTTTAGTAATAGTCGTTTCGCTCAATCAACGAGGGTCCGATGTGCATAGGTGATTTCGATTTCTCGTTTTGGCTGGCCAAGATTGGTGCTCAGGGAAGGGAAAGGGTGGAGAATATAAAGAGATAAAGGGTGGGAATAATTTAAAGTGGCAAATCAACAGTAATGACAAGGGAGAGACGCATCACCTTGGACTGTTGGCTTGGTCTTTAAAGCACTGTGATGTTCGGTTTCCACACATATGTTCAACTCGACAACCTGGAGTAGTACCCCTTTTCTTAGTTCTTTTTGGAAGAAACCAAGGAAAATGATAGTAGGCTAGTACAGCTCTCAATAATGGTCCGATGATTTGGGCAATCTATATACTAGTTTGAGCATGACAGGCCAACAATAGCAATGATGATAATGCAGTGCCTAGTATGCCATTGGTATGGGGAGATTGGGGTGGTTGGACCAGTCACTGGAAGGTGCCTGAAGTTTGGAGTATGTTTCGAATCTTCAATTGGATGGATATACAATACTGCATGTAAAAAAATTCATTACGTCTGATGGATGATGCTTAAATCCACTGAAATACTCCAGGTGTAACAATTGAACTTTGAAATGTTTGGGGACCATGCCCACTTAGCCAGCCCTTGAGGATATGACTTATCTTGGGCCTGCACTTCTTTGTTTAGCGTTTTTCTTTTGGATCAGGTTCTGCAAATAATATGATTATTTAGCATGTTACTTCGACTTGTTTCTTGATTGCTTTCATAGCTTTGGATCTCATGAAAAAGAAATTCTGAAATTTGAATAAGTGAACCCACATATGTTAAGGGTACTTAGAAGTATATTTGCTGGAGCTTGAATTTACTTTCAGTGCACATCAAAATTATGTTAATCAACGAAAGCTGGAATTACAAGGTTACAGGACAGGTAATTTGCATTCCATGTAATTCATACCCACTCATCTGGTGCATTCTTGGTTAAACCAGCTAAGAGGGTTTTGTATCAAACTTTGGATCCATGCTTATCCCTTTTTAGATTCATTGATCGGATTCAGGAGGTTACTCGTAATTTATCTTAGGCTTTCTTTGATCGAACTCCTCACCTTTCATGTTGATAGCACTTTCTTTTTTCTGGAAACTGTTAGTTGCAATAATTTTCTCTAAAAGGACCTGCTTGCGTTTTTTGGATGATATGTATTGGAGCTAACAGAAACTGGAGAACGTGTTTGCAGGTAGTAGCATACTTGCTGATGTCTGCTCTGTCGGCTGCCGTCCCCATCACGAACCGCATGAGATCTGCAGTGATCAACAACTTCACCGATGCAACCGCTGCAGCTATCAGCATGGCCTTCTTTGCATTTGTAGCCCTTGCCTTGTCAGCCGTGGTTTCTGGATACAAGCTCTCCAAACAAACGTACATGTGAATCGTCATTGTAGAAGAGTGGAACCCATTACGTGGTTTATCCAAAGAAGCGAAACGTATCAAGCCTCTACTCCACTTGAAGGTGCTGTGTCGTGTGTCTTGAAGCGATTGTTGTTACTTGCAGTAGCTTCCACGTGTGTGTACATAGAATCATACGCGTTATGCCTGAAtacaattatttttctttccattCTGTGTTATCTTTAGAGCCTGAGAAAATATTGCTATCGGTCTCTCGTGATCAAAATTCTGAAGATATGCAGAAGTAGAACTGTATGTGTATTTTACGGCTCGTTTGAAACGCTGTGAATTTTCGTTTTTACCCGTGAGAGTCTCTCTTATGAGACATGCACTTACTGTAGCATGTAGCTGCAATTCTGTACTATACTTCTTACGTCTTAGTAGTAGTCAGGAATCTATTGCTAAATTCCTAGCTGTCGGTTGTAGGTTTTTACTTGGTTTTTTATGTGTCTTCTTTCACCAAATTGTAATCGCGCTAATAGAACCCTACTGTAAAACCATTAATGTCTGGGATTTGTTTGACCCCTTCATAAACAGGGCCTTTTCAATCTTCCCAGTGGTGAAGGGAGAGCAGAGAAACTGGCCTCATCCACTCTACGTGGTACAAACTCAGCACCTCCTCCAACTCTCCAAGTATGCTATGATGAATGGATTACTGACTCCCCAATTTGTTCTCCAAGTATGCAGTGATGAATGGATTACTAACTCAATAGATAGCAAGATTGATCAGCAGACAGTCATCGTTCTACACTAGATCTACGTTAGATAGACTATCGATGACCAATATTATGTTTTGTACACATAAAATGCTATTACACTTGCTTGAAAGAAAGACTCGCATGTGCCAGGAGATATCgggcaaaaaaattgtttacaTCATCTTGTTGAGATAAGCTTGGACTGTTCACATTTACAGGTAAGTAGCAAGAGTAGTTCAAGCAACGGTATTCCTAAATCTGCTGAAAGGTTAGTATCGGCagcaagcaaaaaaaaagactTATTTGTATCTCACCCGAGTGATTTAAAAGAAATCTCACCTATATTTCTAACCATTAAATCTAAGATCTATTGTTTAAACTTGCATCGAATGATAACAGTAAAAAAAATAGGTGAGAGTAAGGTGGTTCCCATCCGATTTTTTCGTTACACTATTATTActtaaaaattacataaaaataTGACTGTAATTTCCGTGTAAAGTAATTGTAACTTTAATATAAACTAATTGTAATTGATATAAAATCTATATGTCTGagtagtataaaaaaattaggtgaGGAGAGAGGCTGAATTGCCTGAATTTTGTAAAAGGCTAACCATCCAATATAAATCTTAGTATagatcaaataaataaaaattcaggTGAGATCACCCCTTGACTTGCCCAGGTGAGATATAGCAAAGCTgaaaaataaaccaaaaaaatGAGCGATATAGACTCTCCTTAATGTTCTTTGGGCTGCTAATGAGCTTCTGGACTCACTTTGGTTCAACAAAAACGGATTTGCGCGGCCGATTACACGGGAACCGGGGCGTCCGCGGCTGATTATTCGTTCGTCAGCGTTAACAGTACACCGACCCACCTAATGCTAATGGAATGGCTGCCGACTCCGACTACATGGATCGAGCAGAACAGTCGTTTTCCACTACACTCGTCGATCACTCATTTTCTTACTAAGTTTATCGTGGTTATGGCGACCTATTATATCGTCTTTAAATTGTGGCATATCATACTTAAATTTATTTGTGGTAGGATTAGGCACGAAACCAAACATGCCTTAAACCTCCGTCTAAGTTACTGGTTGTGTTATCCTCACGGTTTAGTACAGTAATCTTATTATCACTCGTCAATTTGGGAGTGTTTTAGCATGTTTGCGATTACAAAATGACACATAAGCATATACACTGCAATACACTTACACCAACACAACACTTGGTCACACAAGTGCGCCCCATTAGCACTCTGTCACTCCTCCGTTACTATATCACGACTTGACATTGAATTTAACCAATTGGCCGGGTAACAAGGCTCTCGTTAGGGTTTCCTACCACTGTCGGCAtaggcaattttttttaatagtagAATCTATTTTCATGGTCTTTTTGGAGGCGGGTCGAGCGAGACCGCTCTGTGCATGCCCGtgcgagtgctcgggctcgaacGTGAGCTGGTTGGAGCACTCGCGTCGTGCGAGCGCCGTCTTTGCCAACCGGGTGCTCGCACGGGCTCGAACGTGAGCTGGCTGGAGCACTCGCGTCGTGCGAGCGCTGTCTTTGCCAACCGGGCTAGCGTCCGGATGTGCCGGCTTGGGTAGTTGCCGCCGAACCCCAGTTGTGATGATGTATGGTATGTTATATGAGTCCGGTGAAGCTTCACAAACATCTAGGGCTCCACACCCATCCACCTCAAGTGCTGAATGCACAAGTGATTGAAGTGAGGCCTCTTGATAGTCTGCCGCTGATGCATCCTATGTTCTCGGAGTTACATTATAGATTCACTTGTTAGGATCAATTTAGAGAGTTAAAATTAGTAGTAACGCAGCACACCCTTATATGATTTGTCCCCCGACCTTTGTACTCTGGTTTAATTGCCTCATATTATATCTATGAGTTACTCCCCTAGTCACAATTAAGTGTTGTTATAAATTATGTCCAAGGTTGATAAATCAATCTAagcaaatatttataaaaactgAGATACCTGGCATCGAACTACTCACATGGTAATAGccctataccatgttgttaCTTTTACCTTGTATTATCTCAAGAATCACatattacaaatttacaatTGGGTGTCTAAATCTGCTCCGAGGCTACTAGGCGAGTTCATCTACTTTGGATCTTGCGTAGGGTTGCGTTATCAGACTCTCATGGTTTGTGTTGTTGTCCTTTTGATCGTGCTTGTACCCCTCCTTATATAGCTAGAGGGAGGCTACTCATACTCTTCCCAGAGTCTTGAGTCCGAATCTTCTCTAATCTTATCTTTGTAAATCTAGAAGACTCTTTTCTGTCCTAAAGATGATTTTCATGTAATATAAAATAGATTGCCCAGAATATATCTCTTGCCTATTTTATCTCATGACGGTTATGGATCCCTGTATGGGTATATGACTCGTAATTGATGCGTATTTCATCTTTAGATTATACTGTATTTCTAGTAGTATCTGTATTTATTAGTTATCTATCCCTCATTAGGTTGGTGCATTCAACCGTTTCAAATTTTAGCTATAAATTACTTTTTGAATTGGATATTTGAAATGAAACGAGTAGATTTGTTTCaaaaagtattttcataataatatactttTGTTATGTTTAAGTAGTATTggttaaatttatattttaggACCATATCGATATCAAAACGATATTTATTTGCGATTGGAGGGaatataaaaaacaaacaagagATGTGTTCCTATGGTTGAGAATCACAATGGTTGTTCATTTGTTCAATTCcaataataaaaaatgaaatGGACCTATTGAAATGTACTTAAGTTGTGAGCCGGTACCCTAAAATGGTGGATTCAGTATGAATTAAAAGTTTAAGTTATGTGTCAGTACCATAATTTAGAAGGGAGGTACTGAAGTATCTCCCATCTCCGTAAAACTTCTCAAACAGATGACCGTTCTTTGTGCTGCCGCAGCCTCGTCGTGAGCTAGCTACGTGGCGCTAATCGGCTAGCAACAATACGTTCGGGAAATGGGTTTGGAGAAAAATACTGCGATTAGTGTGCGGTTCGCATACTAATTTGATAACATTTCGGGGGTCTGTTGGCTGTTGCGAAGGATTTCCGAATGGATGAAATAGGAAAAGAGTAAAATGAAAATCTATATGTATTCAGTCTTATCCAAGCTCCGAGGCAAAGAAAACTAGGGATGGCAGAACCTTTTTCATCTCTGTCCTTAGTTAGCTATTGAGAGCTAGATTTCTTCCATCCTTATTttcacgaaattttttatgagaatCGGATCTTTGATAAGgagataaaataaattatatttaattatttttatatattaacaatgtgcatattatataaataaataatttattgatACATACGAGagtaattaatataagattaattaaatatataggttagataaaaaaataagattaatttattatttactctatataatataatatttatatatttatatattaaaaaatatgtatatatacatattttttatataaaaagtaatttataaTCACGGTTAAATACACTAAACTGACGAGGGATAGATAACTAATAAATACCGATACTATCATAAATACAATATAATCTAAAGAAAActgatatcatatatatatacaagcaATCTTGTATTAATACAAGTTTACGAGGATAAAATCTCCTCATCCTATCTGGAAATTCTCCGCAGGGAATCGGACATCGGTCCCATTGACATACCTAAAGAAAACCgctctcttttatttctctgtTTCCACCGGATCTCCCGACTGAAACCCTAGTCGAAGCAACCAGCCGGCGGCGATGGGGCAAGGTACTCCTGGCGGCATGGGAAAACAAGGGGGTCTCCCCGGCGACAGGAAGCCGGGCGACGGCGGGAAGAAAGACCGCAAGTTCGAGCCGCCCGTTGCTCCGTCCCGTGTCGGTCGGAAGCAGAGAAAGCAAAAAGGCCCTGAGGCGGCTGCGCGGCTCCCCCCCGTGGCGCCGCTCTCCAAGTGCCGCCTCCGCCTGCTCAAGCTCGAGCGCGTCAAGGACTacctcctcatggaggaggagtTCGTGGCCAGCCAGGAGCGCCTGCGCCCCAGCGAGGACAAGACGGAGGAGGACCGATCCAAGGTCGACGACCTCCGCGGCACCCCCATGAGCGTCGGCTCGCTCGAGGAGATAATCGACGAGACCCACGCCATCGTCTCGTCGTCAGTCGGGCCGGAGTACTACGTTGGGATGCTGTCCTTCGTCGACAAGGACCAGCTCGAGCCTGGATGCGCCATACTGATGCATAACAAGGTATAAGTTTTGAAGCTTTGCGTTGATCTGATGGATTGTACTGCGGGGATTGGAACTGCGGCAGTGGTTTCTGCCGTAGGAAGCGTTAGGCATGTTTAAATTAGTGATTTGCTGTTGTATTGGGGGTTTAGTTGGTTGATTGGATGGAAAAGTTTGAATTCTTCATGGGAAGATTAG of Phragmites australis chromosome 3, lpPhrAust1.1, whole genome shotgun sequence contains these proteins:
- the LOC133912303 gene encoding CASP-like protein 4B1, with the protein product MAMVTTDAAAAAGKLPEEEKPDYASYNGASAADGGARARRGGGVVDSVVVRWRREDMLDKSPLALHAAAAVFAFVALVLVASNQHGDWMEFGRYQEYMYLLAIAALAFAYSLAQALRHAYRMRGGVDPISAPSARFLDFVGDQVVAYLLMSALSAAVPITNRMRSAVINNFTDATAAAISMAFFAFVALALSAVVSGYKLSKQTYM